A section of the Roseivirga sp. BDSF3-8 genome encodes:
- a CDS encoding iron-sulfur cluster assembly protein: MEEATLRDKVLEKIQLVYDPEIPVNIYELGLIYEINVYPVDNVYVLMTLTSPACPAAEALPAEVEQNIKEIEGVNEVKVEVTFDPPYHQDMMSEAAKLELGFM, encoded by the coding sequence ATGGAAGAAGCGACGTTAAGAGATAAAGTACTTGAAAAGATCCAGTTGGTCTATGATCCTGAGATTCCCGTCAATATATATGAGTTAGGGCTGATCTACGAGATCAATGTATACCCTGTGGATAATGTCTATGTACTCATGACCCTTACCTCCCCCGCATGCCCTGCAGCAGAAGCTTTACCTGCGGAGGTAGAACAGAATATTAAAGAAATAGAAGGTGTGAATGAGGTAAAAGTTGAAGTCACTTTTGATCCGCCCTACCATCAGGATATGATGTCAGAGGCGGCAAAGCTTGAACTTGGATTCATGTAA
- a CDS encoding ion channel: MSEKSKDPGTGVKYRRKTKRIINKDGSFNVKKIVPYSYSDGYISLINMGWIKFLSFTLAVILIINIIFASLYMMAGAETIGHTMGGSWIDAFLSCLYFSFQSFTTVGYGAMHPSGHLSSVISSFETVLGWGLFAIITGLLYGRFSRPSARIRFSHKALFVRDDKGNRSLQLRIANQRKNMLVNLNAVVMLKLIDHTEEGFTRNYHQLPLRLNHIHFFPLNWTLVHDIDESSPLYNFNLDDLKMKDVELLVLITGFDDTFSQDVHTRFSYVHEDLIWDAKFRHPFYTDDQGDIIFPMHWLDEYESIEDQRSHVPN; encoded by the coding sequence ATGTCAGAAAAATCAAAGGATCCGGGCACAGGTGTCAAATACCGGCGCAAGACAAAGAGGATCATTAATAAAGACGGATCTTTCAATGTAAAAAAAATAGTGCCCTACAGTTATAGTGATGGGTATATCAGCCTTATCAATATGGGGTGGATAAAGTTCCTATCTTTTACACTAGCTGTCATCCTGATTATTAATATCATCTTTGCATCACTGTACATGATGGCTGGAGCTGAAACAATAGGCCATACTATGGGTGGCAGTTGGATTGACGCATTTTTAAGCTGCTTGTATTTTAGTTTCCAGAGTTTCACTACAGTAGGTTACGGGGCCATGCACCCATCAGGCCACCTTAGCAGTGTGATATCCAGCTTCGAAACGGTGTTAGGCTGGGGACTTTTCGCGATTATTACCGGTCTGCTATATGGGCGTTTCTCCAGACCAAGCGCCCGCATCCGTTTTAGCCATAAGGCCTTATTTGTCCGGGATGATAAAGGGAACCGGTCATTACAGCTTCGAATCGCAAACCAACGGAAAAACATGCTTGTAAACCTAAATGCGGTAGTAATGCTCAAACTTATTGACCATACTGAAGAGGGGTTTACCAGAAACTACCACCAGCTCCCCCTCCGTCTTAATCATATCCACTTTTTCCCTCTAAACTGGACGCTTGTACATGACATAGATGAAAGCAGTCCGCTATACAACTTCAACCTTGATGATTTAAAAATGAAGGATGTAGAGTTGCTGGTTTTAATAACAGGTTTTGATGACACCTTTAGCCAGGATGTACATACCCGCTTTAGTTACGTTCACGAAGACCTTATATGGGACGCAAAATTTCGCCACCCTTTTTACACCGACGATCAAGGAGACATAATTTTTCCCATGCATTGGCTGGATGAGTATGAATCAATCGAGGACCAGAGGAGTCATGTCCCTAATTAA
- a CDS encoding BrxA/BrxB family bacilliredoxin, producing the protein MYPEELVAPMREDLVVAGFTELKTAADVENHLGNHSGTSLIVINSVCGCAAGSARPGVKMALQKTEKHPNNLMTVFAGVDKDAVNKVRQYTAPYPPSSPSIALFKDGELVHFIERHHIEGRNAEMISAHLAEVFEEFCN; encoded by the coding sequence ATGTACCCCGAAGAATTAGTAGCCCCTATGCGGGAAGATTTGGTGGTAGCTGGTTTTACAGAATTGAAAACTGCCGCGGACGTGGAGAATCATCTTGGTAACCACTCCGGCACTTCTCTTATAGTAATCAACTCAGTTTGTGGCTGTGCTGCCGGTTCCGCGCGTCCTGGTGTGAAAATGGCCCTTCAGAAGACTGAAAAGCATCCTAATAACCTTATGACCGTTTTTGCCGGAGTGGACAAGGACGCCGTAAACAAGGTAAGGCAATATACAGCCCCCTACCCTCCTTCCTCTCCCTCTATAGCTTTATTTAAAGATGGGGAGTTGGTGCACTTTATAGAGCGTCATCACATAGAAGGTAGAAATGCTGAAATGATCAGTGCGCACCTGGCAGAAGTTTTTGAAGAATTCTGCAATTGA
- a CDS encoding aminotransferase class V-fold PLP-dependent enzyme, with protein sequence MANTDHAVQSTTAIDRFDINKVRQEFPILEQEVNGKPLAYFDNAATTQKPSGVINALSAYYSEYNANIHRGIHTLAEKATAAFEETRLTIRKFLNAPETEEIIFTSGVTNGINLVASSYGRHFFKEGDEIILSGMEHHSNIVPWQLVAEATGAVIKVISVKENGELDMEAFDKLLGKKTAFVSVVHASNSLGTINPVKEIISKAHQAGAKVLVDGAQSTAHMDIDVQDLGCDFFVMSGHKVYGPTGSGALYGRRELLEVMPPFFGGGEMIKDVTFEKTTYNDIPYKFEAGTPNIADIVALKEAVNFVTRLDKKAIRYHENELMAYAYEGLMNLDGFRPVGVAKDKVSVISFIMEGLHHFDVGMMLDTQGVAVRTGHHCTQPLMDRFNIDGTIRASFAVYNTKQEIDRLVEGLGRIISRMRK encoded by the coding sequence ATGGCCAACACCGATCACGCAGTACAAAGCACAACTGCTATCGACCGTTTCGACATAAATAAAGTACGCCAGGAGTTTCCTATTCTAGAACAGGAAGTGAACGGTAAACCCTTGGCCTACTTCGATAATGCGGCTACCACCCAGAAGCCTTCTGGGGTTATCAATGCATTAAGTGCTTATTACAGTGAGTATAATGCAAATATTCACCGTGGCATCCATACCTTGGCTGAAAAAGCTACAGCAGCGTTTGAGGAGACTAGGCTAACCATAAGGAAGTTTCTGAACGCACCTGAAACGGAAGAAATAATATTTACCAGCGGGGTAACTAACGGTATAAACCTTGTAGCCTCCAGTTATGGACGCCACTTTTTCAAAGAGGGTGACGAGATCATTCTGTCAGGTATGGAGCACCACTCCAATATTGTGCCATGGCAATTAGTGGCTGAAGCTACAGGGGCAGTCATTAAGGTAATATCTGTCAAAGAGAATGGCGAACTGGACATGGAGGCTTTTGACAAACTCCTAGGCAAAAAAACCGCCTTTGTAAGTGTGGTGCATGCATCTAATAGCCTCGGTACTATCAACCCTGTAAAGGAGATTATTTCAAAAGCTCATCAGGCAGGCGCTAAAGTACTCGTTGATGGTGCCCAGTCCACTGCTCATATGGATATTGATGTACAGGATCTTGGTTGCGACTTTTTTGTAATGAGCGGTCACAAGGTTTATGGACCTACGGGTAGTGGAGCATTATACGGCCGGCGTGAATTACTGGAGGTAATGCCACCTTTCTTTGGTGGTGGTGAGATGATTAAGGACGTCACCTTCGAAAAAACTACTTATAACGACATCCCATATAAATTTGAGGCTGGCACTCCAAATATAGCTGATATAGTAGCCCTTAAAGAGGCAGTCAACTTCGTGACAAGACTGGATAAAAAGGCAATCAGGTATCATGAAAATGAACTTATGGCCTATGCTTATGAGGGCCTTATGAATTTAGATGGTTTTCGCCCGGTGGGTGTCGCAAAAGATAAGGTTAGCGTTATAAGCTTCATTATGGAGGGTTTGCACCATTTTGACGTAGGAATGATGCTGGATACTCAAGGAGTAGCCGTACGAACGGGGCACCACTGTACCCAACCTCTCATGGATCGTTTTAATATTGATGGCACCATTAGAGCATCTTTTGCTGTTTATAATACTAAGCAGGAAATAGACAGACTGGTAGAAGGTCTGGGTCGTATTATCAGCAGAATGAGAAAGTAA
- a CDS encoding SufE family protein: protein MAEKSIQEVQDEIIEEFSVLSGDMEMTVFYMMELGQKMPAMDEAYRTEDNIVKGCQSKVWLYPEMENDRVQWQCDSNTEITKGLVSLLRRVLNDRSPDDILSAEIYFPEKIGMSRFIGTQRSNGFAAMIKQMRNYAQACKVKMEH, encoded by the coding sequence ATGGCAGAAAAGAGTATTCAGGAAGTCCAGGATGAAATCATAGAGGAGTTTTCAGTATTAAGCGGTGACATGGAGATGACCGTTTTCTACATGATGGAACTAGGGCAGAAAATGCCGGCTATGGATGAAGCCTATCGTACAGAGGATAACATAGTAAAAGGGTGTCAATCAAAGGTTTGGTTGTACCCTGAAATGGAAAATGACCGTGTACAGTGGCAGTGCGATAGTAATACTGAAATTACCAAAGGACTTGTATCGCTGCTTAGAAGAGTACTAAACGACCGTAGCCCGGACGACATATTAAGTGCTGAAATTTATTTCCCTGAAAAAATAGGCATGAGCAGGTTTATTGGTACTCAAAGAAGTAATGGGTTTGCCGCTATGATCAAGCAAATGCGAAATTATGCCCAGGCATGCAAGGTGAAAATGGAACACTGA